One genomic region from Reichenbachiella ulvae encodes:
- the rhaM gene encoding L-rhamnose mutarotase, translated as METIAFKMKLKSGCKEEYKQRHNNIWPELKELLKDSGVVDYVIFFDEETDTLFACQKVRDGQNSQQLGGEKIVQTWWAYMADIMETHEDNSPISIQLEEVFKLR; from the coding sequence ATGGAAACTATTGCATTCAAAATGAAGTTGAAAAGTGGTTGTAAGGAGGAATACAAACAGAGGCACAATAATATCTGGCCTGAATTGAAAGAATTGTTGAAAGATTCGGGCGTGGTAGATTATGTTATATTTTTTGATGAGGAGACTGATACACTTTTTGCTTGTCAAAAGGTCAGGGATGGGCAGAACTCTCAGCAATTGGGTGGTGAAAAGATTGTGCAGACTTGGTGGGCCTACATGGCTGATATTATGGAAACCCATGAGGATAATTCTCCCATCTCAATTCAACTAGAAGAGGTGTTTAAATTGAGATGA
- a CDS encoding family 43 glycosylhydrolase produces MKHCYLTILLFTSLFAQAQNPIIPNQGINDPHIRVFNNKAYLSASHDTSIDNDKFIMEDWTLWSSDDLRSWKLESVLKPEDTYIGKPFSSCWATDIAYRNGKYYWYFSEGNQRAGVVVADSPTGPWTDPLGMPLLISELTPTHEYDMGIIETGGEYYLVFGVWDYYIARLNEDMISLAEAPRKIVVKDPQGPYGIGKLDDKPFIHQRNGLFYLSWGCFYAMSNDLYGPYEYKGTVIDSTSFVGGLESPTWPHGPLQGRHGSFFDWHNQSYFAYCDISQTGNRYFRDTFISYVHYKENGEMAVIRVDLDGVGQYDGSKVIQAEDYFESYGTTKQENNQGGFSVGAIDNGDYLIYPNIKGLNDKVEILIEYEALEDCVIEVRESHPSGTLLAEIAVKADESLAKATLRGEIEGVCLKFSDVKEKVNITIDSFAFSSHHFK; encoded by the coding sequence ATGAAACACTGCTATTTAACAATTTTGTTGTTTACTAGTCTTTTTGCCCAAGCACAAAATCCGATTATTCCTAACCAAGGGATAAATGATCCACATATTCGTGTTTTCAATAATAAGGCCTATTTATCCGCCTCGCATGATACGTCTATAGATAACGATAAGTTTATCATGGAAGATTGGACGCTTTGGTCATCAGATGATTTGAGATCGTGGAAGCTTGAGTCTGTGCTAAAACCTGAAGATACCTATATCGGAAAACCGTTTTCTTCATGCTGGGCTACAGATATCGCGTATCGAAATGGCAAATATTACTGGTATTTTTCGGAAGGAAATCAAAGAGCTGGAGTAGTAGTGGCTGATTCTCCAACTGGTCCTTGGACTGATCCACTGGGCATGCCGTTGCTAATTTCCGAACTAACCCCAACACACGAATATGACATGGGTATCATTGAGACTGGCGGAGAGTACTATTTGGTATTTGGCGTTTGGGATTACTACATCGCAAGATTAAATGAGGATATGATCTCATTAGCTGAAGCCCCTCGAAAAATTGTGGTGAAAGATCCACAAGGCCCTTATGGAATAGGCAAATTGGATGACAAACCCTTCATTCATCAGCGTAATGGATTGTTTTATCTCTCTTGGGGTTGTTTTTATGCCATGTCCAACGATCTCTACGGTCCTTATGAATACAAAGGGACTGTCATTGACAGTACCAGTTTTGTAGGCGGGTTGGAGAGTCCTACCTGGCCACATGGCCCTTTGCAAGGCAGGCATGGTTCTTTCTTCGACTGGCACAATCAAAGCTACTTTGCTTATTGTGATATCAGTCAAACCGGCAACCGGTATTTTAGAGACACCTTTATCAGCTACGTACATTACAAGGAGAACGGCGAGATGGCCGTCATTAGAGTCGATCTTGATGGAGTGGGTCAATACGATGGTAGCAAAGTCATTCAGGCAGAAGACTATTTCGAATCTTATGGCACAACCAAGCAAGAAAACAACCAAGGAGGATTTAGTGTAGGGGCTATTGACAATGGTGATTACCTCATTTATCCTAACATCAAAGGACTCAACGATAAAGTTGAGATTCTAATTGAGTATGAAGCTTTGGAAGATTGTGTTATTGAGGTAAGAGAAAGTCATCCTTCCGGAACCCTATTGGCTGAAATAGCGGTAAAGGCAGATGAATCATTGGCTAAGGCTACTCTTCGAGGGGAAATTGAAGGTGTTTGTTTGAAATTCAGTGATGTGAAAGAAAAAGTAAACATAACAATTGATAGTTTTGCCTTTAGCTCTCATCATTTTAAATGA
- a CDS encoding SusC/RagA family TonB-linked outer membrane protein: MKKIYKLLRPLVVVLAVFAATDTYAQGNTITGKVVSGDDFQGLPGVTILIKGTTNGTVTDFDGNYRIAASDSDVLTFSFLGYKSQETTVNGRSAIDITLEVDATNLEEVVVVGYGEQNRRDLTGAVSSVKADEIAQSTPVSPLDGMRGRLSGVSITSNGGPGEASDIQIRGTSTLNAGTGPLYVVDGQQLDNIDNINPNDIASVEVLKDGASAAIYGSKSANGVIIITTKKGKSGETKIEANYVRSYSDLATKIPVSNTRQARIYEIGRRGNNIAEAQAPADSLSTLFNQDFDYQEMITRVGVRDQVGLSLSGGQDEANFYWNTGFLNQEGVVKNSDYQRLNTTLNINFKAAEWLKAGTRIIGSYSERNGLVEGKVFGQLSTHFPYLPTQDADGTYVPQTSSQENVVAETLFAVRRRRDYDGQVFSYAELQLLPSLKFKSTVGILLELQRDNDFDPTVVQRLNSAPSGSEITRLNFSLQQENYFSYKKSFGKHNVSAMVGIQIQKWKNEYARFRSTEFNNDIVRTFNNVVELDAANTRTTATSHALSSQFGRFTYDYKGKYLLGVTVRRDGSSRFGSENQFGVFPGVSAGWRVSDEAFWAPLSTVVSDFKIRAGISQNGNERIGNFDSRTLYSPGNLYDGQNGIAPNQLGNPNLAWETTQQSYIGVDLGFFGGRLNANVDYYEKLTSDLLYNTPIPEETGFGSIRNNIGEIKNSGIEVTINGEIISRPEFQWYSSFNIATNANEILKLAEEDGQIIQGQYIIKEGGSIGDFYGYTAQGVFPYDESNAFDDNGNQLTPVFDENGGFLRHELNGQEYTGTINQLTMNGQTILGGEVFWKDWNGDFQIDAEMDRTVIGNGLPKLFGGFYNEFKYKGVKLSIMFDYNFGNDLYRQYDQTRNQRMARTVLPGPDRIDEAWYQPGDEATYPTLSSRSGSRNNIGPNTFWISDADFIKLRSIRIDYSLPRKVMEKVSFLSDVSLYASGNNLFTWTNYEGYNPELGSRGNALQPGLDNLRYPNFREYILGINIKF; this comes from the coding sequence ATGAAGAAAATTTACAAATTACTAAGGCCTCTGGTAGTGGTTTTGGCAGTGTTTGCTGCTACAGACACCTATGCACAGGGGAACACGATCACAGGTAAGGTGGTCTCCGGAGATGATTTTCAGGGATTACCTGGAGTTACTATTCTCATCAAAGGGACGACCAATGGTACAGTTACCGATTTTGATGGGAATTACAGAATTGCAGCATCTGATAGTGATGTATTGACTTTCAGTTTCCTGGGGTACAAATCTCAAGAAACTACAGTAAATGGAAGAAGTGCGATAGACATTACTCTGGAAGTAGATGCCACTAACCTCGAAGAGGTGGTCGTAGTTGGATATGGCGAGCAGAATCGTCGTGATTTGACTGGAGCTGTATCTTCGGTTAAGGCGGATGAAATCGCTCAGTCCACTCCTGTTTCGCCACTTGACGGTATGAGGGGTAGATTGTCAGGTGTATCCATTACCTCGAACGGCGGGCCTGGAGAAGCTTCTGACATTCAGATTAGAGGTACATCTACCTTGAATGCTGGTACAGGGCCTCTTTATGTAGTAGATGGACAGCAGCTAGATAATATTGATAATATTAATCCCAATGATATTGCCTCAGTCGAGGTGCTAAAGGATGGAGCCTCTGCTGCTATCTATGGTTCTAAATCTGCCAATGGCGTCATCATCATTACTACCAAAAAAGGAAAGTCAGGTGAGACCAAAATAGAGGCGAACTATGTGCGTAGTTACAGTGATTTAGCTACTAAAATTCCAGTTTCGAATACTCGTCAAGCTAGGATTTATGAAATTGGAAGAAGGGGAAATAACATTGCAGAAGCACAAGCTCCAGCCGACTCGCTTTCAACTCTGTTCAATCAGGATTTTGATTACCAAGAAATGATCACTCGAGTAGGAGTTAGAGATCAGGTAGGACTTTCTCTTAGCGGAGGACAGGATGAAGCCAATTTTTACTGGAATACAGGGTTTCTAAATCAAGAAGGTGTTGTTAAAAACTCAGACTATCAAAGACTGAATACCACTCTGAATATTAACTTCAAAGCAGCAGAATGGCTCAAGGCAGGTACAAGAATAATAGGGTCTTACTCAGAGAGAAATGGTCTAGTAGAAGGAAAGGTTTTTGGGCAACTTTCCACTCACTTTCCATATTTGCCCACACAGGATGCAGATGGAACGTATGTGCCACAAACCTCAAGTCAGGAAAATGTAGTAGCGGAGACACTTTTTGCTGTGAGAAGAAGAAGAGACTATGATGGACAGGTATTCAGCTATGCAGAATTGCAGCTACTTCCATCTTTGAAGTTTAAGTCTACTGTTGGTATTCTACTCGAGCTACAAAGGGATAACGATTTTGACCCTACAGTAGTTCAACGATTAAATAGCGCACCCTCAGGTTCTGAAATTACCAGACTTAATTTTAGTCTTCAGCAAGAAAATTACTTCAGTTACAAAAAGAGCTTTGGTAAGCATAATGTGTCCGCGATGGTGGGTATCCAAATCCAAAAGTGGAAAAATGAGTATGCTAGATTCCGCTCCACGGAGTTTAATAATGATATTGTTAGGACTTTTAATAACGTGGTAGAACTGGATGCAGCAAATACTAGAACAACAGCAACATCTCATGCTTTGTCTTCGCAGTTTGGTAGATTCACTTATGATTACAAAGGAAAGTACCTATTGGGCGTTACAGTTAGAAGAGATGGTTCTTCCCGATTTGGTTCAGAAAATCAATTTGGCGTATTCCCCGGTGTATCTGCTGGCTGGAGAGTCAGTGACGAGGCATTCTGGGCCCCTCTTTCTACAGTAGTTTCTGATTTTAAAATAAGAGCAGGTATCTCTCAGAATGGTAACGAACGCATCGGGAACTTTGATAGTAGAACACTCTATTCACCTGGAAATCTATACGATGGACAAAATGGTATAGCTCCGAATCAGTTAGGTAATCCAAACTTGGCGTGGGAAACGACTCAGCAGTCATATATTGGTGTTGATTTAGGTTTCTTCGGTGGCAGATTGAACGCCAATGTAGATTACTACGAAAAGTTAACTTCTGATCTGTTATACAATACGCCTATCCCAGAAGAAACTGGATTTGGATCCATCCGAAACAATATAGGGGAAATTAAGAATAGTGGTATTGAAGTGACTATCAATGGTGAAATCATAAGTCGTCCAGAGTTTCAATGGTATTCTAGTTTTAATATAGCCACTAATGCTAATGAGATTTTGAAATTGGCAGAAGAAGACGGTCAGATCATTCAAGGTCAATATATCATTAAGGAAGGTGGGTCTATTGGAGACTTTTATGGATATACAGCTCAGGGAGTTTTTCCTTATGATGAGTCCAATGCTTTTGATGACAATGGCAACCAGTTGACTCCAGTTTTTGACGAGAATGGTGGTTTCTTGAGACACGAACTCAACGGCCAGGAATATACCGGTACGATTAACCAACTAACCATGAATGGACAGACTATTTTGGGAGGTGAAGTTTTCTGGAAGGATTGGAATGGTGATTTTCAAATAGATGCTGAGATGGATCGTACTGTGATTGGAAATGGTTTGCCGAAACTCTTTGGTGGATTCTACAATGAATTCAAATATAAAGGAGTTAAACTTTCCATCATGTTTGATTACAATTTCGGAAATGATTTGTACAGGCAATATGATCAGACAAGAAATCAGCGAATGGCAAGAACTGTACTACCAGGTCCTGACCGGATTGATGAAGCATGGTATCAGCCAGGAGATGAGGCTACTTATCCTACATTGTCTTCTAGATCTGGGTCTAGAAATAACATCGGGCCTAACACTTTTTGGATTAGTGACGCAGATTTTATCAAATTGAGATCTATAAGAATTGACTATTCACTTCCAAGAAAAGTGATGGAGAAGGTTAGCTTCTTATCAGATGTGTCTCTTTATGCTTCAGGAAACAACTTGTTCACCTGGACCAACTATGAGGGATATAATCCAGAGTTAGGATCTCGAGGCAATGCTCTGCAACCAGGTTTGGACAATTTGAGATACCCGAACTTCCGAGAGTATATACTTGGTATTAATATCAAGTTTTAA
- a CDS encoding hybrid sensor histidine kinase/response regulator transcription factor has product MKYDGTDLRVVYRAKSGNEQQWRNDIYNIYLDRGFVWVCSKNGLLRYDPKLDSIIDYSTKIPSQLSTSSSRIYDLIRYDEDHVWVATRGGVDVINENKDIVISNAHDPEDDQSLSSSIVTVFFRSRDGQFWVGTKSGLNLLIASEGGKLKFKRFLPDKAPGAKASSNSILSIQEDQFGNLWVGTEKGLYLLDVSTDTFETYGADGDQILSNQVIQDLEYDHKKRLWVGTYDGLNVIDSANQLIAKIRHDPKRDNSLSGNSIRDIFCDREGGIWVASYFGGINYWDDELINFEKIGERSGTQLSYSVVSAIVEDDHGKIYFGTEGTGLNIYEPNTDTYIKIDELAYGNSIGTVKALLYEGDDKLWIGTFHRGLIHLDLKSKKFKEYRNEGRRGHSLTSDQVLSIAKASDGKIWAGTLNKGLNLLDPKTDDFMSFHPNMVGSSISSSNVRALLLDKSGALYVGTGRGLNRLSADDYRTGTYRFDLMEVNGVEDDNLFIHDLFEDNNGRVWLGAHGRGLYYVDNDRIEKVDIEGLTSVFGITQEKDGDLWMSSEEGVVSYNTATGEYQFYNKKDGVNPNEFNRATKLAASNGMVYFGGASGVTAFYPNALGGAEDDYAPNVVLTSFSLFGKRIHVNDGSEILNQSIEYVKEVELDYDQNLFTIDFNMPVFLNPDKTTYRYRLIGLDDNWVTTANPSVSFTIQRGGTYTFEVIGVNGDGIQTEKPTTLTIIVHPAPWLTTWAYLLYAIIVLVALFAFIYFFKSRLRLQHQLEMESREFLHQQEVNKQKLQFFTNISHEFRTPLTLISGPLERLIDDYKGPSYIYRQLLVIKKNTDQLFKLINELMDFRKLENQQMKLQAAEGNIVSFAKEIFLSFDQQAKINKLSYSFHSENDSLLVYFDRDKLEKVLYNLISNAFKFTPAKGKISVSVINHDSAVSIKVKDSGEGISADHLEKIFDRFYEVPKQGNKVKFKQGSGIGLAIAKSVMDLHQGELKVESTEGKGSSFIMGLRVGRGHLSEEDIITSFKNSEDISQYISRQSIDEDRPVQKEIEPVENEEKSDYKILVVEDNEDISKFIYGVLNEYYHVTLANNGANGYQEALALQPNLIISDVMMPIMDGIEFCAKIKSEIRTSHIPFILLTARTSLIYKYDGLESGADEYLSKPFDVRELLLKSKNMIAAQERLKSKFSENGEFTKPDATVSSMDEVMMGKAVKIIKENIGNEFFSIQLLCDKLGISRSLLFTKFKAWTNQTPNDYVLTVRMQEAASLIEQGKVNISEVGYKVGFKSANYFSKTFKKFYSMSPKAYSQKFKDSLGVK; this is encoded by the coding sequence ATGAAATATGATGGAACGGACCTTAGAGTAGTCTACAGGGCCAAGTCGGGCAATGAACAACAATGGCGGAATGATATTTATAACATTTATTTGGACCGAGGGTTTGTTTGGGTGTGCTCTAAAAATGGTTTGTTGCGCTATGATCCTAAATTGGATTCGATAATAGATTATTCCACTAAGATACCATCTCAATTGTCAACTTCGTCAAGTAGGATATATGATTTGATTAGATATGATGAAGATCATGTATGGGTGGCAACCAGAGGTGGTGTAGATGTGATAAATGAGAATAAAGATATTGTAATATCCAACGCACATGACCCTGAAGATGATCAGAGTTTAAGTTCGAGCATTGTGACTGTTTTTTTTCGATCTAGAGATGGTCAATTTTGGGTAGGAACTAAATCAGGTTTGAATCTACTCATAGCTAGTGAGGGAGGGAAATTGAAATTTAAGAGGTTCTTGCCTGATAAAGCACCTGGGGCTAAGGCCAGCTCGAATAGTATTTTAAGTATTCAAGAAGATCAGTTTGGTAATTTATGGGTTGGTACAGAGAAGGGACTTTATTTATTGGATGTATCTACTGATACTTTTGAGACTTATGGGGCTGATGGTGATCAGATACTCTCCAATCAGGTAATTCAGGATTTAGAATATGACCATAAAAAAAGACTCTGGGTGGGTACATATGATGGCCTTAATGTCATTGATAGCGCTAATCAATTAATTGCAAAAATTAGGCATGACCCAAAAAGAGACAATAGTCTTTCAGGCAATAGTATTAGAGATATTTTTTGTGATCGAGAAGGTGGGATTTGGGTGGCATCTTACTTTGGTGGTATCAACTATTGGGATGATGAGCTTATCAATTTTGAGAAAATTGGTGAGAGAAGTGGTACTCAATTAAGCTATAGCGTAGTTAGTGCTATTGTCGAAGATGATCATGGGAAGATATATTTTGGAACTGAAGGAACAGGGCTAAATATATATGAACCAAATACTGATACCTATATTAAGATTGATGAGTTAGCCTATGGGAATTCGATTGGTACTGTAAAAGCATTGCTATATGAAGGGGATGATAAATTATGGATTGGAACTTTTCATAGAGGACTTATTCATTTGGATTTGAAATCCAAGAAATTCAAAGAGTACAGAAACGAAGGTAGAAGAGGACACTCATTAACCTCGGATCAGGTATTATCAATTGCTAAGGCTAGTGATGGTAAAATTTGGGCCGGTACTTTGAACAAGGGATTGAATTTGTTAGATCCGAAAACGGATGATTTTATGAGTTTTCACCCTAATATGGTTGGTTCGTCTATTTCAAGTTCAAATGTGAGGGCTTTACTACTTGACAAAAGCGGAGCGTTATATGTCGGTACAGGCAGAGGGTTGAATCGTTTGTCTGCGGATGATTACAGGACTGGAACTTATCGTTTTGATTTGATGGAGGTCAATGGAGTGGAAGACGATAATCTTTTCATTCATGATCTTTTTGAGGATAATAATGGGCGCGTTTGGCTAGGAGCACACGGTAGAGGGTTATACTATGTCGATAATGATAGAATTGAAAAAGTGGACATAGAAGGCCTGACATCTGTATTTGGTATCACTCAAGAAAAAGATGGAGATTTATGGATGAGTAGTGAAGAAGGAGTGGTTTCATACAACACTGCCACAGGAGAGTACCAATTCTATAACAAGAAGGATGGTGTGAATCCTAATGAGTTCAATCGGGCTACAAAACTGGCAGCATCCAATGGGATGGTTTACTTTGGGGGGGCTTCTGGAGTTACCGCTTTTTATCCAAATGCATTGGGGGGGGCGGAAGATGATTATGCTCCCAATGTAGTTCTAACCTCCTTTTCTTTATTTGGTAAGCGTATTCATGTCAATGATGGAAGTGAAATTCTCAATCAATCCATTGAATACGTTAAGGAAGTTGAGTTGGATTACGATCAAAATCTTTTTACAATAGATTTCAATATGCCAGTATTTCTCAATCCGGACAAAACAACCTATAGATACCGTTTGATTGGGCTTGATGACAATTGGGTGACCACTGCTAACCCTTCAGTCTCCTTTACGATTCAAAGAGGGGGGACTTATACATTCGAGGTAATTGGTGTTAATGGAGATGGCATACAAACCGAGAAACCTACAACCCTTACAATTATAGTTCACCCGGCACCTTGGTTAACCACCTGGGCTTATTTGTTATATGCAATTATTGTTTTGGTAGCATTATTTGCTTTTATATACTTTTTCAAATCCAGATTGAGACTTCAGCATCAGTTAGAAATGGAAAGTAGAGAGTTCTTACACCAACAAGAAGTTAATAAGCAGAAACTACAATTTTTTACTAATATTTCTCATGAGTTCAGGACACCATTGACCCTGATATCTGGTCCTTTAGAAAGATTGATTGATGACTATAAGGGACCAAGTTATATTTATCGACAGCTTTTGGTGATAAAAAAGAATACAGACCAGCTCTTTAAGCTAATCAACGAATTGATGGATTTTAGAAAACTCGAAAATCAGCAAATGAAGTTACAAGCTGCTGAAGGTAATATTGTGTCTTTTGCCAAAGAGATTTTTCTGTCCTTCGACCAACAGGCCAAGATCAATAAACTTTCTTATTCATTTCATTCTGAAAATGATTCATTATTGGTCTATTTCGATCGCGACAAGTTAGAAAAAGTTCTTTATAATCTTATTTCTAATGCTTTCAAGTTTACTCCGGCTAAAGGTAAGATTAGCGTTTCTGTTATAAATCACGATTCAGCCGTTTCGATCAAAGTCAAAGATAGTGGTGAAGGTATTTCTGCTGACCATTTAGAGAAAATATTCGATCGATTTTATGAAGTGCCAAAGCAAGGCAATAAGGTGAAGTTCAAACAAGGGTCAGGTATAGGTCTTGCCATAGCAAAAAGTGTAATGGATCTGCATCAAGGGGAGTTGAAGGTAGAGAGTACGGAAGGAAAAGGAAGCTCCTTTATTATGGGGTTAAGAGTTGGTAGGGGACATTTAAGTGAGGAAGATATCATCACCTCATTTAAGAATAGTGAGGACATTTCTCAATATATCAGTAGACAGTCCATCGATGAGGATCGTCCAGTTCAAAAAGAAATTGAGCCCGTCGAAAATGAAGAAAAAAGTGACTATAAAATTTTGGTTGTCGAGGACAATGAAGATATCAGCAAGTTTATCTATGGTGTCTTGAACGAATATTATCATGTTACTTTGGCCAATAATGGTGCGAATGGCTACCAAGAAGCTTTGGCATTACAGCCTAACTTGATCATTAGCGATGTAATGATGCCTATTATGGATGGTATTGAATTTTGTGCTAAAATTAAATCTGAAATTAGAACCAGTCATATTCCTTTTATTTTACTCACTGCCAGGACTTCACTGATTTACAAATACGATGGTTTGGAATCGGGAGCTGATGAGTATTTGAGCAAGCCTTTTGATGTGAGAGAGTTGCTACTCAAGAGTAAGAATATGATTGCTGCACAAGAAAGGTTGAAGAGTAAATTCAGTGAGAATGGGGAATTTACTAAACCAGATGCCACTGTATCTTCCATGGATGAAGTTATGATGGGTAAAGCAGTTAAGATCATCAAAGAAAACATTGGTAATGAGTTCTTTAGTATTCAGCTCTTGTGTGATAAATTAGGTATCAGCCGATCACTTTTATTTACCAAATTCAAGGCGTGGACCAACCAAACACCCAACGATTATGTACTAACTGTCAGAATGCAAGAGGCAGCGTCTCTGATAGAGCAGGGGAAAGTGAATATTTCTGAAGTCGGCTATAAGGTGGGCTTTAAAAGTGCAAATTACTTTTCTAAAACTTTCAAGAAATTCTACTCTATGAGCCCAAAAGCTTACTCCCAGAAGTTTAAGGACAGTTTAGGAGTGAAATAA
- a CDS encoding fasciclin domain-containing protein, whose protein sequence is MKDINNRFREILTVIVFVILATGCDLTLQEEWEYVREPFGNRPTGMTAYDWMVMINQDTTYNDDDGVPQFQYLLDAIEQTDLIDLYNDPNASQTYFLLRNSAFNASGQLLAHTTGSADNPLDSLSNDRLEHVLRYHILEEALSQETIPKNDFHLYYQTLVPGDSGVMEINKRLFNQQIRINTSVARVGGSNIPTTMPDGSRGRGVDLHNFIFTNGIGHQINGYVRYQPF, encoded by the coding sequence ATGAAAGATATAAATAATAGATTCAGAGAAATATTGACGGTTATCGTCTTTGTTATTCTGGCAACCGGTTGCGATTTGACATTGCAAGAGGAGTGGGAGTATGTAAGAGAGCCATTTGGTAATCGTCCTACTGGTATGACTGCTTACGATTGGATGGTGATGATTAATCAAGATACTACTTACAATGACGATGATGGTGTGCCACAGTTTCAGTACCTGTTGGATGCCATAGAACAAACTGATTTGATTGACTTATACAATGATCCTAATGCAAGTCAAACTTACTTTCTGTTAAGAAACAGTGCTTTCAATGCCAGTGGCCAGTTATTAGCGCACACAACAGGTAGTGCTGATAATCCATTAGATTCACTTAGCAATGATAGGCTTGAACATGTATTGAGATATCATATTCTTGAGGAGGCATTGAGTCAGGAGACTATTCCGAAAAATGATTTTCATCTTTACTATCAGACTTTAGTGCCAGGTGATTCAGGTGTGATGGAAATCAATAAAAGGTTGTTTAACCAACAAATTAGAATCAATACTAGTGTAGCTAGAGTGGGGGGATCAAATATTCCTACCACTATGCCTGATGGGTCTAGAGGACGAGGTGTTGATTTGCACAATTTCATTTTTACCAATGGTATTGGGCATCAAATAAATGGTTATGTGAGATACCAACCATTTTGA
- a CDS encoding RagB/SusD family nutrient uptake outer membrane protein: MKILNNIRWVLFFSAAMMISQGCESILDVEPESEIGDSQFWQTEADAYAGVASIYDAMQSAYSRKYFLWGEMRSDNFDAFANTSSQEAIELTTNNLTDQTSSYGSWGAMYNMILRANLAINNIPNITGANTDGVLGQAHALRAFAYFDLVRVFGEVPLYLDMVSGLDDDLFREKTSGSEIMNNIVIPDMLKAEDLINAPSDRFNFSLSSVYCLQAEVYMHLGEHTLAKEALDKLEALGEFSLVDNPSDYHALFRKEPESAGLSSNEQETGPELIFSIVFNQEEEPGAGSIYSLFWSGVPAYVVSDELENKWLDVFPTDSASWMAKYPGFVPPYINAATGERIYGDIHRYLQFIEGDKDIGSRRYGKYNTTNYPGSLDDVDVVVYRYAGMLLLKAEVEAKLGNLQEAVDLVNRIRNARQLPEILLADYPTTDDLLDAILDERQFELLAEGKRWWDLVRNDKVVEVMGPINGQTANNIFFPIWFQHMVDNPNLTQTPGYGN; encoded by the coding sequence ATGAAGATTTTAAATAATATACGATGGGTGTTGTTTTTTTCAGCAGCTATGATGATTTCTCAGGGGTGCGAAAGTATCCTTGATGTAGAGCCAGAAAGCGAAATTGGAGATTCTCAATTTTGGCAAACTGAGGCCGATGCTTATGCAGGTGTTGCGTCAATTTATGATGCCATGCAAAGTGCATACAGTAGGAAATATTTTCTCTGGGGTGAAATGAGGTCAGATAATTTTGATGCATTCGCTAATACGTCAAGTCAAGAAGCTATTGAGTTGACGACTAACAATCTGACAGACCAAACCAGCAGCTATGGTAGCTGGGGAGCGATGTACAATATGATTCTTAGAGCTAATTTGGCGATCAACAACATTCCCAATATCACAGGAGCAAACACCGACGGGGTATTAGGACAAGCTCATGCTTTAAGAGCTTTTGCTTACTTTGATTTGGTGAGAGTTTTTGGAGAGGTGCCATTGTATCTGGATATGGTATCTGGTCTAGACGATGATCTTTTTAGAGAAAAAACTTCAGGTTCGGAGATTATGAATAATATAGTTATTCCTGATATGCTCAAAGCAGAGGATTTGATCAATGCTCCATCGGATCGGTTTAATTTCTCCTTGTCTAGTGTTTATTGTTTGCAAGCAGAGGTATATATGCACTTAGGAGAGCATACCTTGGCTAAAGAAGCTTTAGATAAGCTAGAGGCTTTGGGTGAATTTAGCTTGGTAGACAATCCTAGTGATTATCATGCTTTGTTTAGAAAAGAACCTGAGTCAGCAGGACTGTCTTCTAACGAGCAAGAAACAGGTCCTGAGTTGATTTTCTCTATAGTCTTCAACCAGGAAGAGGAACCAGGAGCTGGTAGTATCTATTCCTTATTTTGGTCAGGTGTACCAGCTTATGTGGTTTCTGATGAATTAGAAAACAAATGGCTCGATGTTTTTCCAACCGATTCGGCTAGTTGGATGGCAAAATATCCAGGTTTTGTACCTCCATATATCAATGCTGCAACTGGCGAACGAATTTATGGAGACATCCATAGATACTTGCAGTTCATAGAAGGTGATAAGGATATCGGGTCAAGAAGGTATGGAAAGTATAACACGACCAACTATCCAGGATCGTTGGACGATGTAGATGTGGTAGTTTACAGATATGCTGGTATGCTGCTATTAAAAGCAGAAGTTGAGGCGAAATTGGGTAACCTTCAGGAAGCCGTAGATCTAGTCAATCGAATTAGAAATGCACGTCAGCTTCCAGAGATTTTGTTAGCCGATTATCCTACAACTGACGATCTATTGGATGCTATACTGGATGAACGTCAGTTCGAACTCTTAGCTGAAGGAAAAAGATGGTGGGACTTGGTTAGAAATGACAAGGTAGTAGAGGTAATGGGTCCAATCAATGGTCAGACTGCCAATAATATCTTTTTTCCAATATGGTTTCAGCATATGGTGGACAATCCAAATCTGACACAAACACCAGGGTACGGCAATTAA